The window CTCCACCTGCAGAGACGAGGAGGAACAACCACTGggttcagaaattaaaataaaataaattcatccACAGAAACATGTGAGAAGTTCAAGTAAAGTATTAATGTACTGCATTCATGCTACATGTATACACTCTCTTTCTAATTCATGAGGATGTACTTGTTTAGAGACAAGGAAGTGACATaatttaggccacacccactctTATGTTTATCTTTAAATGTGACTTATTCTAACTAAGGACAAGAACAAGAAGAGGggaaaagaacaagaagaagaagatgaaagaagaagaaaaaggaggagaTGGTGAGGAAGGCAAACAGGAATGAAAAcgaaaagaagaggaagaagaagcaggAGGAAATTAAGAAAAGTAAACGTTAAGAAGAAAATGGGTTAGGTTCGTATCAGTTAGGGATAGATACTGACTTTCAGGTTGGATCCACATGTGGGCGCTCACTACCTCACTGCTTCCAGCTGGAAGTAAAGGCTAACTAACGGCATGAGAAAGGCTGGAGTTTTAGAGCTGTCCAACCACATGCCCATGTATAGAACTGTCCGACCACAAGCACATGGATACAGCTGTCTGACCATGGGCCCATGGATAGAGCTGTCTGGCCACAGACTCTTGGATAGAGCTGTCCAACCACAAGCTCAGGGATAGAGCTGTCCGACCACAGGCTCATGGCTAGAGCTGGTTGACCCCATGCTTGTGGATACAGCTGTCTGACCATGGGTACATAGATAGAGCTGTTCTACCACAGGGTCATGGATGAACTAGCTGACCACAAACTCAGGGATAGAGCTGTCCAGCCACAGGCTCATGGATAGAGCTGGCTGAGCACGGGCTTGTGGATAAAGCTGTCCGATCACGGCCTTGTGGATAGAGCTGTCTGACCACGGGTTCGTGGATAGAGCTGTTCGACCACGGGGTTGTGGATAGAGCTAGCTGACCACAACACTGGGATAGAGCTGTTCAACCATGGGCTTATGGATAGTGCTGTCTGGCTGTTTGACCAATGGCTCGTGAAGCTTTCTGACCACAAGTTCATGAATAGAGCTGGCTGACCACAAGGTCATCGATAGAGCTGGCCAACACTGGGCTTGTCAATAGAGGTGTCTGACAACAAGCTCGTCAGTGGAGCTGGCCGACCACAGGCTCATGGATAGAGCTGGACAACCACAGGCTCATGGCTAGAGCTTGCTGACCACAGGCTTGTTCACAGAGCTGTCCATCCACAGGGTCATGGATAGAGCTGTCCAACCACAAGCAAATGGAAAGCTGTCCAACCACGAGTGCAGGGATAGAGCTCTCTCACCACGGGCCTGTGGATAGAGCTGTCTGACCACGAGCTCATCGACAAAGCTATCTCTCCATGTGCTCGTGGATAGAGATGTCCGTCCATGTGCTTGTGGATAGAGCTGTCCGACCACAAGCTCAGGGACAGATCTGTCTAACCATAGGCTCGTGGATAGAACTGTCTGACCACAGGCTCATGGATAGAGCTTTCTGAACACGAGCTAATGTATGGAGCTGGCCAACCATGAGCTCATGGATAGAGATGGCTGACTCTGAGCTCATTGATAGAGCTGTCTGACCATGAGGTCATGGATCAAGCTGGCCTACCACAAGCTCAGGGATAGAGCTGGCTGACCACAAGCTCATCGATCAAATTGTCTCATGGATAGAGCTGGCCGACTATAAGCTCATCAATAGAGCTGTCCGACCATAAGCTCATCGATAGCGCTGTCTGGCTGTTTGACCATGGGTTCATGGATAGAGCTTTCTGACCACAAGTTCATGAATAGAGCTGGCCGACCACAAGCTCATCGATAGAGCTGGCCAACCCTGGGCTCATCAATAGAGCTGTCTGACAATAAGCTCGTCGATAGAGCTGGCTGACCACAAGCAAATGGCAAGAGCTGTCTGACCACAAGCTCAGGGATAGAGCTCTCTAACCACAGGCCTGTGGATAGAGCTGGCTGACTACGAGCTCATCGACAAAGCTATCCATCCATGCGCTTGTGGATAGAGCTGTCCGACCACAAGCTCAAGGACAGATCTGTCTGACCACAGGCTCATGGATAGAGCTTTCTGAACACGAGCTAATGTATGGAGCTGGCCAACCATGAGCTCATGGATAGAGCTGTCTGACCATGAGGTAATGGATCGAGCTGGCCTACCACAATCTCACTGATCGAGTTGTCTGACCTCAAGCTCATGAATTTAGCTGGCCAACCATGAGGTAATCGATACAGCTGTCTGAATATAAGCTCATGGATAGAGCTGGCTGACCACAAGCTCATCAATCAAATTGTCTCATGGATAGAGCTGGCCGACTATAAGCTAGTCAATAGAGCTGTCCGACCACAAGCTCCTCGATAGAGCTGTCTGACCACAAGCTTGTCAATCAAATTGTCTCATGGATAGAGTTGTTCGACCATGAGCTCATCAATAGAGCTGGCCCACTTATAAATTGACACcatatacataataaataaaacacagcctTTCACTGATCTCTGAGGGATACCTTTTTTTACGGAGCACTGGGGGATTCAAATTCTGAAACTCTATGTCAtggggtttatttttaaaaaagtacagcagtgtgtgtaagtACAGAACTGAGAGTtcataaacatttaaagtgTCTGGCCATTACTCAGGAGTTTAAAGTCCTCCATGAGACGGGTTAATCAGTAATATAATATCCTACTGTAAGATAAACCATTTAATTGGATGTACAGGTTACTCTTTAAAAGATGGtggaatgaacacacacacacacacacacacacacacacactttgcccGTGTTTAGTGCCGCTCCGTATCCTGTAGCCACTCCACAGCCGAGGAGACAGACTCTATCCAGCGGTGCGTCTTGGTGAATCTTAGTGACGTTGTATTCAGGAACGACCGTGTATTCAGAGAAAGTGCTCACACCAATAAACTGATACACCTGCTGCCCCCTACAGGTGATCCGACTCGTACCGTCAGCTAACACACGCTGCTGAAGCGTCTCCCTGAGAGAGACCAACAGAGAAACACATTAAAAGTCAGTATAATCAGCTGAGTAATCTTACTGTCAGGGTCAAAACGAACCTCATCACTATGGAGCAGTGAGGAGAAATATAACACACTACTCATTCCTGGTATTACAGACATTATCACAGcacagctttacaaaaatccaGACCTAAAATTTGTAGGAAGAAACTTTTGAGGAACCTGATTCAAAATATGTAAGTATTATACAATAATGTTCTAAAAATCATTATGTTACAGTAGTAAAGACACAGTTTTAATTGGATCAaaataacatcaacaacaacgtCCTCACCAGTTCTTTGTGCAGATGTTTGTCTTTGAGCTCAGACAGAACTCACACTCCCCACACTGCGGCAGGATGACAGGGATCACCTTATCACCTGGAGGGAAGAAGAGGAATAAGAAGTAGCAGAAGAAATAGAGGTAAACACCACACTTCCATCAACTTTCTGTGCAAAAAAATggtattataaaataaaagggtgtgaaaaaatatttgctccCCATGGCCTGTTTCCATCAAACTTATTTTTACTGTAAGTAAGAATGTTTTACATGATTCTGTCATTTCCTGAATAAAAACTGTTGTTGTATAGGTTTTGGTTtatcaacaaaaaataaaataagagagAGACGTGTTTTCATCTCTAATTCAGACAGCTGCTAATTACTGGCCAGTCCACAATAAGTCATATGTGTCAGCTATTTAACCCAAAGACTTCACTACCGGATCTTTCAGAACAAGAATCTCCACCTGCACACCAAGGATGCTGTTTACTACGCTGTCTGTATATCAGACCTCCTTTACAGCTGGGTTTCTGGAAGCCTGGGTCACACCCTGAAGGGAAATGAGTGCTTCCACGTATTGTAGGATCCTGGGGCTCACCTGCTGTGATCATGTGCCTCATACTGACATACTGCACTTACCAGACCAACAGCAGAAGTATTGAGGCCATGGTCACACAAAAACAACGACACTGGGTAGGTCACATTATCAGAACCCCCAGCTCCAACTGCCCCACAGAGTACTTTACAGTCAGGTACATTGTGCCCAAGGCTCAGCAGGTATGCAGAAGAACAGGTATAGAGACCAGGTCAAGCTTTTCATCTGCTGACTGTAACACCTGGCAGCAGTGTGTTTAGTGTACCAGGCTGCACAGCGGTCACCCCCGGCCCGACGCTCTCCACCACACCAGCAGCCTCGTGACCCAGAATGAGGGGAAACAGCAGAGTCTTCACTCCTTTCTCacaatcatacagatacatccAGTCTGTGTGACACACACCAGTCGCTGCTATCtgcaacactcacacacacacacacacacacacacacacacacacacacacagagctttaaTCAGGGAGTGTGTCCAAAAGTCAAGGCTGCAACCAAGATTTTCTAGAAGAACAGAAGGAACAAACTCCTGTTAGAGCTGAGGAGAAATACAGACCTTAATTCTCACTTCATGCTCTTTAGGTGGAGCAACTTCCACTTCTTCAACAGAAAGAGGCTTCCCAGGTTCCCACGCCACAGCCGCTTTACACCTGATCAcctaaaataacacacacacagagtagcaCTGTTGAGTATCATCAAGTTTACATGTAAACCTCTCGGACATCAGTGAGACAGCAAGTTTCTGTAGAACTCGCTCTATCAAGGAGAGTAAAATCCTGCAACCATGCAGAGGAACCTTCACACTGTAGGTGTTTCAAAAGATTTGTAGTGTTACTATATTTTTTGATGACTTGCCTGTTACAGGTTTTGCATGTCACTTGAGTGCTTGAAGAATTTCATCAAGATTGAATGCAAAAACTACTACCTCTACGTCTGTAAAAGCCACACTCTTAAATTAACATGCAACAGATCAATCATGGTTTGGTGAAGACCACGGTCAATTACAGTCATGATCTTTGGGTTTATAACACATGTTTGAAAACACATTTCTTCATTCAGCAGGTGATGGCGGCACCTTGTGGCATTCAGTTACTTCAGATAGAACAAAGAGACAataattaaactaaactaaattgATATTGATAAATCATACAAagctgagacaaaaaaaaacaa is drawn from Ictalurus furcatus strain D&B chromosome 8, Billie_1.0, whole genome shotgun sequence and contains these coding sequences:
- the LOC128612088 gene encoding alcohol dehydrogenase class-3 isoform X2; this translates as MATENKVIRCKAAVAWEPGKPLSVEEVEVAPPKEHEVRIKIAATGVCHTDWMYLYDCEKGVKTLLFPLILGHEAAGVVESVGPGVTAVQPGDKVIPVILPQCGECEFCLSSKTNICTKNWETLQQRVLADGTSRITCRGQQVYQFIGVSTFSEYTVVPEYNVTKIHQDAPLDRVCLLGCGVATGYGAALNTGKVERGSVCAVFGLGAVGLAAVMGCKAAGASRIIGVDINTEKREIAKKFGVSEFVNPNDHSKPIQEVLVEMTSGGVDYSFECVGNVTLMRAAFESCNGAWGTCVIVGWTEKNLLSVSPKDLVLGRQLKGSFLGGWKSVCSLPKLVEDYMNGRILLDEFVTHTLSLEEINHAFELMISGKSIRSVIKM
- the LOC128612088 gene encoding alcohol dehydrogenase class-3 isoform X1, with the translated sequence MATENKVIRCKAAVAWEPGKPLSVEEVEVAPPKEHEVRIKIAATGVCHTDWMYLYDCEKGVKTLLFPLILGHEAAGVVESVGPGVTAVQPGTLNTLLPGDKVIPVILPQCGECEFCLSSKTNICTKNWETLQQRVLADGTSRITCRGQQVYQFIGVSTFSEYTVVPEYNVTKIHQDAPLDRVCLLGCGVATGYGAALNTGKVERGSVCAVFGLGAVGLAAVMGCKAAGASRIIGVDINTEKREIAKKFGVSEFVNPNDHSKPIQEVLVEMTSGGVDYSFECVGNVTLMRAAFESCNGAWGTCVIVGWTEKNLLSVSPKDLVLGRQLKGSFLGGWKSVCSLPKLVEDYMNGRILLDEFVTHTLSLEEINHAFELMISGKSIRSVIKM